One Thunnus thynnus chromosome 18, fThuThy2.1, whole genome shotgun sequence genomic region harbors:
- the LOC137168951 gene encoding syntaxin-11-like — translation MRDRLSHLQEMSNGHVEPMEYAESTVSDTFSNVDLEEELPHEAVVFDNSPALTEIFDQSQNIHREIQLIRLEVKRLHEQNSRMLHSVTTMSTIKRDSNVIGADIKARAEGVLSRLRDMEGSAHKLEEVHGSNSAITRVARTQYACLSNGFRDAMFDYNEAEMSHRENCKIQIQRQMEIVGREVTGEEVEEMIETGRWNIFTDNVVSEGKTARSALSQIEKRHQELVDLEARISGIHEIFLDIALLVEEQGPMLTTIQTNIQKTDENIQEALVKLGRAKRHDKNNPFKRMFCSCFPCFNQ, via the coding sequence ATGAGGGACAGACTGAGCCACCTGCAGGAAATGTCCAACGGCCATGTGGAGCCAATGGAGTATGCGGAGTCCACTGTTTCAGACACCTTCAGCAACGTGGACCTGGAGGAGGAGTTGCCCCATGAGGCGGTCGTGTTCGACAACAGCCCTGCTCTGACGGAGATCTTTGACCAGTCACAAAATATCCACAGGGAGATCCAGCTTATTCGCCTTGAGGTTAAAAGGCTTCATGAGCAGAACTCTCGTATGCTCCATAGCGTCACCACCATGAGCACTATCAAAAGAGACTCTAACGTCATTGGTGCTGATATAAAGGCTCGGGCAGAGGGCGTGTTGTCACGTCTGCGGGACATGGAAGGTTCGGCCCACAAGCTAGAAGAAGTGCACGGCTCAAATTCTGCCATCACACGCGTAGCCAGAACCCAGTATGCTTGCCTCAGCAATGGTTTCCGCGATGCCATGTTTGACTACAATGAGGCTGAGATGAGCCATCGGGAGAACTGTAAAATCCAGATCCAGAGGCAAATGGAGATAGTGGGGCGTGAGGTGACGggtgaggaggtggaggagatgaTTGAGACAGGCCGGTGGAACATCTTTACTGACAACGTTGTGAGTGAAGGGAAAACGGCTCGATCAGCTTTGTCCCAGATTGAGAAACGTCACCAGGAGTTGGTGGACCTGGAGGCCCGTATTAGTGGCATCCATGAGATTTTCCTGGATATCGCCCTGCTGGTAGAGGAGCAGGGCCCCATGTTGACCACCATCCAAACCAACATacagaaaactgatgaaaacataCAGGAAGCCCTTGTCAAACTAGGCAGGGCCAAACGTCATGACAAGAACAACCCCTTCAAGAGGATGTTTTGCAGTTGCTTCCCATGCTTCAACCAATGA
- the mthfd1l gene encoding monofunctional C1-tetrahydrofolate synthase, mitochondrial, whose amino-acid sequence MNSSIIRSACGSLRIHQARPGSRVSGLSRRCPPVGAANGRLILRAASATTSSGTSPKFAVNFGKRSQKEDGLECDSSLREVVQSTKEALVALQRRNPAIQPVLAIIQAGEDDSLLETNKKMAGKIGLNITQICLAKDCSEDEIIEEVLKLNEDPRVHGVYLHLPPASLTNRVLNTLKPEKDVDGISYLNMGRLVQGDLNKGFVPPIASAVVDLLEKHDAPMEGRTVLMIGAEGPLGVALQFLIERSGMVALKSHWSLKNLQSQVMQADAVVLLGTENIDIPPTWVRPGAAVIRCEPTLETDEHATEMSSKSGLGYLTAAYRIQNVVRSSSLWLQEQQYRPWRLRSLKLQPLTPVPSDIEISRAQTPKPVDQLAEEIGLLPEELEAYGRSKAKVRLSLLDRLHTQPDGKYILVAGITPTPLGEGKSTVTIGLVQALSAHLKLNSFACLRQPSQGPTFGVKGGAAGGGYAQVIPMEEFNLHLTGDIHAITAANNLVAAAIDARMLHEATQSDKALFNRLVPSVNGVRRFSPIQIARLRRLGINKIDPASLTPQEVSTFVRLDLDPSQITWQRVVDTNDRFLRKITVGQANTEKGQIRETGFDIAVASEIMAILALADSLEDMKNRLARMVVGTSRSGQPVTAEDLGVSGALAVLMKDAIKPTLMQTLEGTPVFVHAGPFANIAHGNSSVLADKLALKLVGRDGFVVTEAGFGADIGMEKFFNIKCRASGLRPNVVVLVATVRALKMHGGGPNVSAGAPLPREYIDENLNLVAGGCHSNLRKQIQIAHLFGVPVVVALNVFKTDTQAEIDLVCQIAKECGASEAVPCHHWAQGGRGSLELAQAVNDAASRPSDFQFLYNIEMPIVEKIRTIAQKVYGADDIELSPEAKAKIDYYNQQGFSSLPICMAKTHLSLSHMPEKKGAPTGFVLPIRDVRASIGAGFIYPLVGTMSTMPGLPTRPCFYDIDLDPVTEEITGLF is encoded by the exons ATGAACTCGTCCATCATTCGCAGTGCTTGTGGCAGTCTACGGATACACCAAGCCCGTCCAGGAAGCAGGGTGAGCGGCTTGTCGCGGAGATGCCCGCCGGTCGGTGCTGCCAACGGCCGGTTGATCCTCCGAGCAGCGAGCGCTACAACCAGCAGCGGCACCAGCCCGAAATTTGCCGTCAACTTTGGGAAACGATCCCAGAAGGAAGATGGGTTGGAGTGCGACAGTTCTTTGAG GGAAGTGGTTCAGAGCACCAAGGAAGCACTGGTGGCTCTGCAGAGAAGAAATCCTGCAATCCAACCAGTGCTAGCCATTATACAG GCAGGTGAAGATGACAGCTTGTTGGAGACCAATAAGAAAATGGCAGGAAAG ATCGGCTTGAACATCACTCAGATTTGCCTGGCAAAGGATTGCAGTGAAGATGAA aTTATAGAGGAGGTGTTGAAGCTGAATGAGGACCCCAGGGTGCACGGTGTCTACCTCCACCTCCCCCCCGCTTCCCTCACTAATCGAGTACTCAACACACTCAAACCTGAGAAGGATGTAGACGG GATATCATACTTGAATATGGGTCGCCTGGTCCAAGGAGACCTGAACAAAGGCTTTGTGCCTCCTATAGCCAGCGCTGTTGTGGATCTGCTGGAGAAACATG ATGCTCCCATGGAAGGAAGAACAGTGTTGATGATTGGAGCTGAAGGACCCCTTGGGGTGGCCCTGCAGTTCCTGATAGAGAGAAGTGGAATGGTGGCGCTCAAAAGTCATTGGAGTCTCAAGAACCTACAGAGCCAG GTGATGCAGGCTGATGCTGTAGTCCTATTAGGCACAGAGAATATTGATATCCCACCCACCTGGGTCAGGCCAGGGGCTGCCGTCATCCGCTGTGAGCCCACCTTGGAGACAG ATGAACATGCCACTGAGATGTCTTCAAAATCTGGGTTGGGATACCTCACAGCGGCTTACAGAATACAG AATGTGGTGCGTAGTAGCAGTTTGTGGCTCCAGGAGCAGCAGTACCGACCCTGGCGGCTGCGCAGCCTCAAACTGCAGCCCCTGACACCAGTACCAAG TGACATAGAGATTTCCAGAGCCCAGACGCCAAAGCCAGTGGACCAACTGGCTGAGGAGATAGGTTTGCTGCCAGAAGAGCTTGAAGCCTATGGCAGGAGCAAAGCAAAGGTCCGCCTCTCCCTGTTAGACCGCCTCCACACACAGCCTGATGGGAAATATATACTGGTTGCTGG TATAACTCCAACCCCACTTGGCGAAGGTAAAAGCACAGTGACAATCGGCTTAGTCCAAGCCCTGTCTGCCCACCTTAAGCTCAACTCCTTCGCCTGTCTCCGACAGCCCTCCCAGGGACCCACCTTTGGGGTTAAAG GGGGAGCTGCAGGAGGGGGATATGCCCAGGTCATCCCTATGGAGGAG TTCAACCTCCATCTGACTGGTGACATTCATGCCATCACCGCAGCCAATAACCTGGTGGCAGCAGCCATCGATGCCAGGATGCTTCATGAGGCGACCCAATCAGACAAG GCCCTGTTCAATAGACTTGTCCCTTCAGTGAATGGAGTCAGAAGATTTTCACCCATCCAGATCGCCAGGCTACGT CGTCTTGGCATCAATAAAATAGACCCTGCATCTCTCACACCACAGGAAGTCAGCACCTTTGTCCGTCTTGACCTTGACCCTTCCCAGATCACCTGGCAGAGAG tggtTGATACAAACGACCGTTTTTTGAGGAAGATCACAGTAGGACAAGCAAACACCGAAAAAGGACAGATCAGAGAG ACTGGGTTCGACATCGCAGTGGCCAGCGAGATCATGGCCATCTTGGCTCTGGCAGACAGCCTGGAGGACATGAAAAACAGACTGGCGCGCATGGTGGTGGGGACCAGCCGCTCTGGACAGCCTGTCACAGCAGAGGACCtg GGTGTGAGTGGGGCGCTGGCGGTGTTGATGAAAGACGCCATCAAGCCCACGCTGATGCAAACCCTCGAG GGTACGCCAGTGTTTGTCCACGCTGGGCCCTTTGCCAACATCGCCCATGGCAACTCCTCGGTGCTAGCAGACAAGCTGGCTTTGAAGTTGGTTGGACGGGACGGCTTTGTCG TGACTGAAGCTGGTTTCGGAGCGGACATCGGGATGGAGAAGTTCTTCAACATCAAATGTCGGGCATCGGGGTTGAGGCCCAATGTGGTGGTGCTGGTTGCAACTGTTAGAGCGCTAAAGATGCATGGCGGAGGTCCAAAT gtgTCAGCAGGCGCACCTCTTCCCAGAGAGTACATTGATGAG AATCTGAACCTAGTTGCAGGTGGTTGCCATAGTAATCTGAGGAAGCAGATCCAGATAGCACACCTGTTTGGGGTACCAGTTGTGGTGGCGCTCAATGTCTTCAA GACAGACACCCAGGCAGAGATCGACCTTGTGTGTCAGATCGCAAAAGAGTGCGGAGCATCAGAGGCCGTGCCGTGCCACCACTGGGCACAGGGCGGTCGAGGTTCTTTAGAGCTGGCCCAGGCTGTGAATGATGCTGCCAGCAGACCCAGCGACTTCCAGTTCCTCTACAACATAGAG ATGCCAATAGTGGAGAAGATCAGAACAATAGCCCAAAAAGTGTATGGAGCTGATGACATCGAGCTCTCTCCTGAGGCCAAGGCCAAGATAGATTACTACAATCAACAG GGCTTTAGTTCATTACCCATCTGCATGGCCAAGACCCACCTGTCCCTGTCCCACATGCCTGAAAAGAAGGGTGCACCCACCGGATTCGTTTTGCCAATCAGAGATGTTCGTGCAAGCATCGGGGCCGGCTTCATCTACCCACTTGTGGGAACG
- the LOC137168950 gene encoding syntaxin-11-like — MRDMLERLQTIHEEGVDYEPEFRGLEYDENKVSLSQEAVVFGNSPDIDSILDKAHSIRKEISLLRLEVERLSAHNERFGTSVRRLTLLKKDSDSIAKGIQQRGEAVYARLQALGTESKQLEEKEGPHSAVGRIARVQYDTLTRAFHDAMGDYNMAEEMQRKTCRGRIQRQASIMGTEITDDQLDVLVDKGGEGWAELSDSLQKRGACSSRWALCEIKGRHKELVELEARLKVIHDLFLHMAVLVEEQGDMLNHIETNVCGTQEYVEQINVHIKRALQYKRKNPLQHCCPCLPCWRRNQTF; from the coding sequence ATGCGGGACATGCTTGAGAGGCTGCAGACCATTCATGAGGAGGGGGTGGACTACGAGCCAGAGTTTCGTGGACTTGAGTATGACGAAAACAAGGTGTCTCTGTCTCAAGAGGCGGTAGTGTTTGGGAACTCCCCAGATATTGACAGCATCCTTGACAAGGCCCACTCTATACGCAAGGAGATCTCCTTGCTCCGCTTAGAGGTGGAGCGTCTGAGTGCCCACAATGAACGCTTTGGCACCTCTGTCCGCCGCCTCACCCTACTCAAAAAGGACTCTGACTCTATTGCCAAGGGGATCCAGCAACGCGGGGAGGCTGTGTACGCTCGCCTCCAGGCTCTGGGTACAGAGAGCaagcagctggaggagaaggaaggTCCTCACTCTGCTGTTGGCCGCATCGCCCGTGTTCAGTACGACACACTCACCCGTGCCTTCCATGATGCCATGGGTGACTACAACATGGCCGAGGAAATGCAGAGGAAGACGTGTCGGGGGCGAATCCAGAGGCAGGCCTCCATTATGGGGACTGAAATCACTGATGACCAACTAGACGTGCTGGTAGACAAAGGGGGTGAGGGCTGGGCTGAGCTGTCTGACAGCCTGCAGAAACGAGGTGCATGCTCGTCCCGCTGGGCGCTGTGTGAGATCAAAGGCAGACACAAGGAGctggtggagctggaggccaggCTGAAGGTGATCCATGATTTGTTCCTGCACATGGCCGTGCTGGTGGAGGAGCAGGGAGACATGCTCAATCACATTGAGACCAATGTGTGTGGCACTCAGGAATATGTTGAACAGATCAATGTTCACATCAAGAGGGCCCTTCAGTACAAGAGGAAAAATCCTTTGCAGCATTGTTGCCCTTGTCTACCCTGCTGGAGACGCAACCAAACCTTTTAG